CCCTCGCGCGCGATCTTGCAGCCGATCTTGGCGCTGAAGGCCATATCAGCCAGCTGCGCCGCACCCGGGTCGGCGCCTTCGACGCCGCCGGCGCGGTGTCCATCGCGGACCTGCAGGCCCTCGCCGACGACCGCGACGCGTTGCACGCCCACCTGAAGCCGCTGCACGCCGTTCTCAACGCGATGCCGCACCTTCAGGTCACGCCGAACGACGCCGGCAACCTGCGCCAGGGCCGCACGATCCTGCTTCTGCCGCATGTCATCGAGCGCTGGCAGGGTGAGCGCGCCGGCGAAGAAGACCGCCTCGCGCTCGCCCTCTCGGGTGACGATGCGATCGCCCTCGGCGAAGTGCGCGCCGGCCATTTCGAACCCGTTCGGGTGTTCGCCGTCTAGAGCGTCGCCATGTCGATGACGAAGCGGTATTTCACATCGCCTTTGACCACGCGGTCATAGGCGGGGTTCACGTCTTTCATGTCGATCAGTTCGATATCGCAGACGATCCCATGCTCAGCGCAAAAATCCAGCATCTCCTGAGTTTCTGCGATGCCGCCGATGCCGGAGCCGGCGACGCTGCGACGGTTGGCGAGCAGGATGCCGCCGTGCATCGGCTCCAGCGGCTCGATCGCGCCGACGATCACCATCGTGCCGTTGCGCGCCAGCAGGCCGAGATAGGGATTGAGGTCGTGCTTCACCGGCACGGTGTTGAGCAGGAAATCGAAACTGCCCCGGTGCGCCTTCATCTGTTCACGGTCATTCGAGACGAGCACGTCTGAGACGCCAAGGCGGCGCGCGTCTTCACCCTTGGTGGGGGAGGTGGTGATCATCACCACTTCGCAGCCCATCGCTACCGCGAACTTGATGCCCATATGGCCGAGCCCGCCCAGCCCGATGACACCCACCTTGTCGCCTTTCGAGACGGCCCAGTGCTTCAGCGGCGACCAGCTGGTGATGCCGGCGCAGAGCAGGGGCGCGGCAGCGGCGGGGTCGAGCTTCTCCGAAATCTTCAGCACGAAAGCATCGCGCACGACGATCTGTTTCGAATAGCCGCCGAAGGTCGGTCCGCCGATTACCGGCTCGGTGCCGCCATAGGTGCCGACCGAGCCTTTCTCGCAATACTGCTCGTCGCCGTCATGACAGGCCGGGCATTTCAGGCAGGCATCCACGAGGCAGCCCACGCCGACCAGGTCGCCCACCTTGTGTTTCGTGACCTTTGGACCGATCGCGCTGACGCGCCCGACAATCTCGTGCCCCGGCACGAAGGGATATTTCGCCCGGCCCCATTCATTGCGCGCCGAATGGATGTCGCTATGGCAGATGCCGCAATGCGTGATGTCGATCAGCACGTCATCGGGCTGCAGGTCGCGCCGCGTGATCTCGAACGGCTTCAGCGGATCGGTGGGACCCTGAGTGGCATAGGCGGCGACTTGCATGGCGGACTCTCCCTTGATTTTGAGGAGAGGGTTTCACCGGAACGGCGGTAAGTCCAGTGCGTCCGGCTTATCCGCCCATCCCCGCCTTCGCGGGGAAGAGCGGACTATCTCGCAGCCTTGCCTGCCTCCAGCACTTCGCGCGTGACCCTCAGATACCGGCTGGCGATGCGCACCTCGCGCAGGAACGAGACCAGCGCGACCGACAAAAACACCATCGAAGCCATGAACAGCAGGCTGACCGCCTGCGCCACCGGGATCGCCACCAGCTGGCCGGTGAACAGCAGGATGATGACGAGGCAGATCAGCAGCGCCGCCAGCGTCGACAGCGCAATCGCCCGGTGGATCTGCGCCATCCGCCGGTCGAGGATGCCAAGCTCGTTGATGTGGCGCGCGTGTACCGCGTCCGCCGCCCCGGCCAGTTCCGCCTCCAGCGCCCGCCAGCGGTCAACGACGCGGGCGAGCCGGTTCGCCATGACGTTCAGCAGCCCGCCAATGCCGGCCAGCGTGAACACCGGCGCGATGGCCAGCTGGATGATGTGGGCGATGTCGGAGGGGAGGGGCAGGGGCGTCATCATGGGAGTCCAGGGCGAATCCTGCCTGAGTTTACCCTGTTTGGCGCAGGAAACATCCCAAGCCCTTCCCATTCCCCCCCATTTGAGTCATAAGCCCGTTTTTGGGGCGGAGGCTTGCCTGCTGACCCTGCTGGACGACATCCCGGCTGTGGCCAACTCGATAAGGCCCGATCCCAAAAAACCCCGCCAATTCAGGCGATTAGTGAACCCAGCGCCTGCGGGCGCCTAACCAGAAGGCTATCCGATGTCGATTACCGCTGAAAAGAAGCAAGAGCTCATCAAGAAGTTCGCCACGAAACCGGGCGACACGGGCTCGCCGGAAGTGCAGGTCGCGATCCTCACCTATCGCATCAACAACCTGACCGACCACTTCAAGGACAACAAGAAAGACAACCATTCCCGCCGGGGCCTGCTGACCATGGTCGCCACCCGCCGGAAGCTCCTTGATTACGTCAAGGGCAAGGATGAGGCACGTTACACGAAGCTCATCACGGAACTCGGCATCCGCCGCTAGGTCGAAAACAAGCCCGCCGGGCAATAGGGCCGCGGCGGGCTTTTCGTATGTGAAAGAAAGACAGACATGTTCAATACGCAATCCGTGTCGCTGGAATGGGCCGGCCGCACACTCACCATCGAGACGGGCCATGTGGCGCGTCAGGCCGATGGCGCCGTCATGGTCACCTATGGCGAAACCTCGGTCCTCGCGACTGCCGTCTATGCAAAGTCGGCCAAGCCGGGTCAGGACTTCTTCCCGCTGACCGTCAACTACCAGGAAAAATACTTCGCATCGGGCCGCATCCCCGGTGGCTTCTTCAAGCGTGAAGGCCGCCCGACCGAGAAAGAGACGCTGACCTCGCGCCTCATCGACCGCCCGATCCGCCCGCTGTTCGTCAAGGGGTTCAAGAACGAAGTCCAGGTCGTCGTCACCGTCCTCTCGTATGACCTCGAGAACGATGCGGACATCGTCGGCATGATCGGCGCCTCCGCCGCGCTCGTGCTCTCCGGCGCGCCGTTCATGGGCCCGATCGGCGCTGCCCGCGTCGGCTATATCGACGGCAAGTACGTCATCAACCCGACCATCGCCGAAACCGAAGACTCCGATCTCGACCTCGTCCTCGCCGGCACCGCCGACGCCGTGATGATGGTGGAATCGGAAGCCTACGAACTTTCCGAAGACGTCATGCTCGGCGCCGTTGTCGCCGGCCACGACGCCATGCAGCCCGTGATCAACGCGATCATCGAACTCGCCGAGAAAGCCGCGAAGGAGCCGTTCGAATTCGCAGCGGAAGACAACTCCGCCGCCGTTGCCGCCATCGAGAAGATCGTCGGCAAGGACCTGTCGAAGGCTTACAAGATCACCGCCAAGGGCGAGCGCTATGCCGCCGTCGGCGAAGCCCGCGACAAGGCGAAAGCCGCCCTCGTCGGCACCGAGGAAGCCCCCGGCGAAATGTCGGGCGAGCTGTTCAAGGCCGCCTTCAAGGAAGCCGAAGCCTCGGTCGTGCGCGGCGACATCCTGAAAACGGGTGAGCGCATCGACGGCCGCAAGCTCGACCAGATCCGTCCGATCGTTTCGGAAGCAGGTTTCCTGCCCCGCACGCACGGCTCGGCCCTGTTCACGCGCGGCGAAACGCAGGCCATCTGCGTCACCACGCTGGGTACGTCCGACGACGAACAATACATCGACGGTCTCGACGGCACGCACAAACAGAAGTTCATGCTGCACTACAACTTCCCGCCCTATTCGGTCGGTGAAACCGGCCGCATGGGCGGCGCTGGCCGCCGCGAAATCGGCCACGGCAAGCTCGCCTGGCGCGCGCTGCAGGCTGTCCTGCCGAAGCACGAGGATTTTCCGTACACGATCCGTCTGGTCTCCGAGATCACCGAGTCCAACGGCTCGTCCTCGATGGCCACGGTCTGCGGTTGCTCGCTGGCCATGATGGATGCCGGCGTGCCGATCACGCGCCCGGTCTCCGGTATCGCGATGGGTCTCATCCTGGAAGGCAAGGATTTCGCCGTCCTCTCCGACATCCTGGGTGACGAAGACCACCTCGGCGACATGGACTTCAAGGTCGCAGGTACTGCCAACGGCATCACCTCGCTCCAGATGGACATCAAGGTTGCCGGCATCACCCGCGAAATCATGGGCAAGGCCCTCGCGCAGGCGAAAGGCGGCCGTGAGCACATCCTCGGCGAAATGGCGAAAGCCCTCACCGCTTCGCGCGGCAAGCTCGCTGACACCGCCCCGCAAATGGAAATCATGAAAGTCCCGGTCGACAAGATCCGTGACGTCATCGGTTCCGGCGGCAAGGTCATCCGCGGCATCGTCGACGAGACGGGCGCCAAGGTGAACATCGAGGACGACGGCACGGTCCAGATCTCTGCGCTCGACCGCAAGTCGATCGATGCCGCGATCAAGATGATCAAGGGCATCACGGCGGAAGCCGAAGTCGGCGAGATCTACGAAGGCAAGGTCGTGTCGATGAAAGACTTCGGCATCTTCGTGAACTTCTTCGGTCCCAAGGACGGCCTCGTCCACGTCTCGCAGATGGCCAACAAGCGCATCGGCCATCCGAAAGAGATGGTGAAGGAAGGCGACAAGGTCTGGGTCAAGCTGATGGGCTTCGACGAGCGCGGCAAGGTCCGCCTCTCGATGAAGGTCGTCGACCAGGAGACCGGCAAGGAAATCGAAGGCGCCGACGCCGGCGAATAAGGTTCCTGCCAGCAGGCAATCGGAAGGGGCCGCTCCTTGCAGGGCGGCCCTTTTTCATGGAAACCGGGTTTCCGGCAAAGGGGCACGTCGATGACCAAACGCAAATCCTTCCTCATCGCGATGTCCGGCGGCTCCGGCTCCGGCAAGTCGACGCTGGCGATCGCGCTGCTCAAGCGTCTCGGTCCCGGCCAGGCCGTGATGTTCGGGGAGGACGCCTACTACCACCCGATGAGCTTCTACGGCGCGCCGAAGAACGAGGAGGAGCGCCACGCGCTCGTCGCCGGCATCAACTATGACGACCCGAAATCAAAGGAAGTCGACCACCTGGTCTCCGATCTGCGCGCTCTCAAGGCCGGCGAGACCATCGAGCAGCCGATCTATGACTACGAAAAGCATGACCGCTCGAAGAAGACGCGCCGCATCGAGTCCGCCCCCGTGCTCATCCTCGAAGGCATCCACGCGCTGTCGATGCCGAAGATCCGCAACTTCATCGACCTGTCGGTCTATGTCGACACGCCGGACGACCTGCGCCTTGCGCGCCGTATCCGGCGCGACGTGATCGAACGCGGCCGCACGGTGGATTCCGTCCTCCTGCAATACATGTCGACCGTGCGCGCGGCCCACTACCGGTTCACCTATCCGGCCATGTTCGAGGCCGACCTCGTGATTGCTGACGAGGGCCTGCCGGCCTACGGCGATACGACGCCCTCAGGCGAGGCAATCGAGCGGATGATGGCGCCCGTCCTGGCACGCCTGCAGACCGCCGGGGTCATGCCCGCCTAGGCGCCGAGCCCCTCGCTTAGGATCAGCGCCAGCAGGAAGCCAAGACAAGTCGCAATGCCCGAAAGGTGGCGGTCTTCCTTGAACGCCTTCGGAAACACTTCGGTCGCGAGCGAGGCGATCACGGCGCCCGCCGCGAAGCAGCGGACGGCCGCCAGCGCCGGCGGCGGCGCGTTTTCGAACAGCAGGTTGCCAGCGACCGCCGATCCGCCGAGCAGCGCCGCGGTGCCAGCCCACAGGGCGAGGGCGCCGGCCTTCGACATGCCGCCCTTGACCATTTCCCGCGCGCCGCCTGCTGCCTCCGGCAAGTTCGACAGCAGGATCGATCCGGCCAGTGCGGCGACGGCCAGCGCATCGGCCCCGATCAGCGCCACGCCAAGCGCCAGGTTCTCCGGCAACCCGTCCAGCGTGATCGCCGCCAGCAATCCGCCGCCCTTGTCGCTGCCCCAGTGTTCATCGACGAGATAGTCGATGCCTGTGAACACCGCGGCGCCGATGAGCGTCCACAGTGCGGCCGTCGCCAGCGAGGCCTCATCGATGGAAGGCTGGATCAGTTCGGTGACGACCGACAGGATCAGCGCTCCGCCCGCCAGCGCGATCAGGAACCCTTCCAGCTGGTCCGGAAGTTTGCCGAACGCGCCCCAGAGCGCCCCGGCGATCAGGGCGCCGGACACGACGGCAACAACAATCGAGAGGGTCAGCATGTCCGTCTCCGGAGGTTCGGGCCTGTGCGCTTGGCCTCTGTCGGCGCCTCGCCGACCGGGCTATTCTCGCGGATGTGGAACGCCTGATTGCCCTGATCGGTTGCCTCCTCGCGCTCGCCGCCCCGGCGTTCGCGCAGGTCTGCGATGCGGGCTTGGCCGGTCGCCCCGCGGATGTGGCGGGCTATGTCGGCCGCGCCAGCGCCTGCCTTGAGGCGCCGCCGGAGGGCTTCGAGTTCGATGCCGGCATGGAGGCAGGCTTCCTCGCCCGCGTGAACGCCGAACGCCGCGCCGCCGGCCTGCCGCCCGTCGCGCTGCGCCCCGAGCTTCGCCCCGCGGCGCGCTTCCACAGCCTCGACATGGCGGTCAACAGCTTCTTCGGCCATGAGGGCCCGGACGGACGCTCGGGCGATGACCGTATCGCCGCGCTCGACCGCACGGCGCTGGCCGACTTTTCCGCCGAGAATGTCGCGACCGTTTCGAAGACGCCGGGTCGTATCGACCCGGACTTTGCCCTGCGCCGCCTGCACGAAAATCTCATGGACAGCCCCGGTCACCGCGAGAACATCCTGCACCCGAAAGCGACGCACGTCGCCTTCGGGGTCGTTCGCACACGGAGCGGTGTTTGGGTGACGCAGCTTTTCCTGCGCCTCTCCGGTACGCTGCCGGAAGCAGCCCCGCTCCGCCTGTCGGGCACTTCGCGCCTGCGCGCGCCGCGCGGCCTCGAAGGCTGGAAGTTCGTGCGCTTCGATCTCGTCAATGGTGACGGACTCGAGATTCCGGCCGTGAACCTTACTGGTGTGAAGGGCGATGCCCGCCTCGCCGCCTATGCCACACAGCCGGGCGAGGATGCACTGTCCTTCTACTGGATCCGCTTCCTCGGCCCCGCCGTCACCGTCACCCCCTGAGGCGCTCAGTCCCGTTTCTTCAGCAGGTCGAGGCCCGGCCGCCGTGCCGCGCTCTCGGAGGTTGAGCGCTGCACGTCCCCGGTCACCTGTGCCCAGTCCAGCTTGCGGTCTTCGTACACGGAGAATCCCGGCGCCGGCATCGGCGTGCCCGCAAAGGCGCCCAGCGGCACCGCCGTAACGCCCGGCCAGTCCTCGATCGTGTAGGCGACCGTTGATCCGCAGTCGGGGCAGAAGCGATAAGTGACGCGGTGGCCGCTGTCCGCCGTGCGTTCCCACACCTTCCACGTGCCCCGCAGGTCCACGTCGGCATCCGCCCAGCGCGCCTGCGCCGCGAAGGCGCTGCCGCTGCGCTTCTGGCATTCGAGACAATGGCACACTGACACGCGCACCGGCTCTCCCCGGCACGCCGCCGTCAGCTGGCCGCAGCGACAGGACGCCATGCGGATGAGAGGGGCGTCACTCATCGGCCGGCGCCGATGAGGCGGTCAGGTAAGCCGCCCGCGTCAGCAGTTTCGACACCGCGAAGTCCATGTAGCAGGAATGGGAAATGTAGCGCGCAGGCCGGCCCGGCTGTTTCACTTCCGCCATGTAGTAGGCCGAATCCATCGGGCAAAGCCATTCCTCTCGTCCGTACTCGTCGATCTCGTTCATCGGCACCGAATAGGGCAGGCGGTCGGGCCCGTTGAGGAAACAGGGATCGGCGAGGAAGGCATCGAGCTCGGCCGCCGCGCCGGCGTCGAGCGCGGACCAGAGATAGGGCGGTTTCGGCGGGGCGGGCGGTGGCGGTTCCCAGCCTTCGAAGCCCGGCAACAGATTGCCGTTCTCGTCGACCGGCGGCGGCGGGGGAGGCGGCGGCGGAGGCGCCCCGTAATTGATATTGTCCGTCGCAATCTGCCAGCTGCCGTCCGCGATCTTCCAGAGCGTGACGCGCGTATCGAGGCTCCACATGCCGCTCGCCGGCACGCGGACGCGGATGCGCGTGTCGGCCTCTTCGGCGCCGGGCGGCAGCGGGGTGATCTGCGTATACTCGAAGATATGCGCTTCCTCGTCCGAGGCTTCCGCCAGGTTCATCGCCTTGATCGCGGCGACATCGAATTTCTCCGCGCCCGCACAGACGGTTCCGTCGGCCGCGAGCAGCCGCGTGGAGGCCGGCGCGGTCTGGCAGCCGGGCAGGAGCAGGGCGAGGGTCATCAAGGGCGCAGCGGCGCGGACATGAAAGCGTTTCATGTTCAAAACGTCTGGTAATTTCGGCGCGGGCGCAAGAGGGCGGCGAGACCGGCCTGGCTCGCCGCCCGTCCTGTCAGCAATTATCCGGCTGCGACCGGACGAGTTGCAGGCCCCGCCGGGTGATCCGGTAGGGCTTGCCGCCTTGCGAGGCGATGGTGCGCCGCCGCTTCAGCTTGCGGAAAAGGTCGAGGTCGAAGCTCGCATAGCGCCAGCCGTCGCGCGAAAAGCAGTGCGCTTCGGCCGGCTTGCCGGCGTCGTCCCGGATAAGGTCGATCCGCCCGCCTTGCGCGAGCAGGTGGAGGATGCGCTGTTCGGCGCGCGAAATGTCCATTGTGGAAGTCTCTGGTCCCGCGCCCCGGCCGCAGGGGGAGGGGCGCATGAAAACGTGTCCGGCGCAGTTCGCCGGGCTCATCGTTTTCGTCGGCCTGCCTTGCACAGGTTCAGTGCGGGAACGGCAGGCCCCTCAACGGGACTCAGACAGGGTACGGAGCATACTCACCTCGATGGACGCCCAGTTTCGCGCGGCCGGCCCCAAGCGTCAAGCCGCCGGCTTAGTCACCCCCGGCATACTGGGCGCGCACGGCGCGGTCGAAATAGTCGCTCGCCTGGTCCCACTCCATCCAGCCGTCCAGCCCGTCGCCCAGTTCCCATTCGAACCGCGCATCGTCCACCGCCGCGTCCGGCGTTGCACCAAAGCCGACGCGCAGCACGCCGAACCGGTAGCGCACATAAAAGCAGGTGCCGTCGGACAATTCCCCTTCCCATTGGGCAGGGCACGCGGTGCAGGTCTTCTCGAGACGGTGCAGCGCGGGGATCATGGAAGCCTATTCTTCCTCGGCCGCGTCCGGCACGCCCACCACGTGGAAGCCGGCGTCGACGTGGATCACTTCGCCCGCGATCGAGCGGCCGAGCGGCGAGAGCAGGTAGAGCGCGCAGCCGGCGACACCTTCCATGCTCGTGTCCTCTTTCAGCAGCGACCAGTTGCGCCCCGTGCCCATCAGGCTCTTGCCGCCGCGAATGCCAGCGAGCGACAGCGTACGCATCGCGCCGGCCGAGATGGCGTTGACGCGGATGCCCTTCACGCCGAGATCGCGCGCAGCGTAGCGCGTCGAGGCTTCAAGCGCCGCCTTGGCCACGCCCATGACGTTGTAGGACGGTACAGTGCGCTCGGCGCCGAGATAGGTCATGCAGATGATCGAGCCGCCCTCCGGCATCAGCTCCGAGGCGCGGCGCGCGCAGTCGATAAAGCTGTACACGGAGATATCCATCGCGCGGCGGAAGCCTTCGCGCGTGGTATTGGCCACCATCGACCCCTGCAACTCGTCCTTGCCGGCAAAGGCGATCGAGTGAACGAGGAAATCGATCGTGCCCCACTTCGCCTTGATGGCGGCGAAGGCAGCGTCCATGCTCGCATCATCGGTGACATCGGCCGGGATCATCGTGTCCATGCCGATCGATTCGACCAGCGGGCGCACCCGGCGCTCAAGGCTCTCGCCCTGGTAGGTAAACGCGATCTCGGCGCCTTGCGCGGCCAGCTGGCTCGAAATGCCCCAAGCAATCGAGTTCTGGTTCGCCACGCCCATCACGACGCCGCGCTTGCCCTTCATCAGGTCGCCCTTGGGCATGTTCCAGTCATCAGCCATCCGGGCCTCCCTTTGCGTCTCTTGCTTGATGGCTGGGCTAGGCGGGCCAGCGGGGCACGTCAAGTTGGCCGGCGCGTTCCGGCATGCATCCTGCAATCCGCTTTCCCGAAAACAGGGTTCCGGCCGGCGCCGCCAGCCACCCTCGGGGAGCCAACATGCGCATTGCCATTGCCATTCTCGTGATCGTCGGGGTCTTCCTCGAGCCGTGCTGGGCCCTCACCGGCAGTATCTGAAGCACGCCGAAACTCGCCTGTCAGGCGAAAAGACTCTATCGAAACGGCTACTCTACAGGCTGTTTTATGGACAGTTTGTGGAGTGTTTTTCAGGCGCTTTCGCCGGGTTGGCGCAGGCCCACTTTCATGTCCTCGGCAGTGTAGACGTGCACGCCGTCAACATACACCCGCCCGTCCGCGATCCCCAGCACCAGCTTGCCCCGGCGCACCCGCTTGATGTCGATCTCGTAGCGCACGAGCTTCTTGTCCGGCGTGATCTCGCCGGTGAATTTCACTTCGCCAACGCCCAGCGCGCGGCCCTTGCCGGGGCTGCCGGACCAGCCCAGCCAGTAGCCGACCGCTTGCCACATGGCGTCGAGGCCGAGGCAGCCCGGCATCACCGGATCGCCCGGGAAGTGGCACTTGAAGAACCAGAGGTCCGGGTGGATGTCGAGTTCACCGATCACGTGGCCCTTGCCGAACTGGCCGCCCTCCATGCCGATCGAGGTGATCCGGTCCATCATCAGCATCGGCGGCTCGGGCAACTGCGCGTTGCCGGGGCCGAAATAGCCGCCCTTACCGGATTCGAGCAGGTCTTCCTTCGAGTAGGAGGACTTCGGGGTGTGGAAATCGTGCGGACCGGACATCGGGTCTATCCTTGAAAAGGCGCTAAAGTCAGGCGCCTTCCCACCGCCTGACGGCGGTAAAGTCAACCTTTTGTCTCGGACGCGCCCCACAGCCGCGTGCGCGGCGCCCAGCCGCGGAAGGCCCCGGCCGTGATCTGGCACATCTCCGCCTCGCAGCCCTGCACCTCCACCAGCACGCCCTTGCCGATGTCGGCGACGCTTGCGCTGTCGCCTGCGCGCCCGGCGCGCAGCACGAAGGCATCGGTCGTGACCGCCGTGGGCCGGTCGGTCAGCTGGTTGCCCTTGATCCAGACCTCGTCGCCGGAGGGATCGCGCACATACCGCCAGGCGCCGCTCTCCTTCAGGATCAGCACAGGCAGGCCCTTGCGCGTGTATTCCCACTGCACCTTGTAGTCTTCGCTCGGCCCCATGCGTCCGTTCACTTTTTCATGGCGCAGCGCCTCGAACCGGGGGACCGGCTTGTCCGAAAAGCGGCTGATTTGCACTTCCGGCAGCGGATCTGCCGCGACAGGCAGCACGCAAGCGCTGCTCACCAGCAGGGTGAGTGCAAGAACTGCCCGTTTCATGTGCAGTGGTCCTTGGGTCTGGGAGGCATCTACGTACACCACCTCCCATGAATCGCAGGTAAAACAGCGGGTCATTGGCGCGGCGCAAAGCCTCTGGTAAGCGCAATGACAACAAGAAGGATTTACGGGAGTCCCATGCCGGCATCGAAACTCAAAGTCGTCGTCACCCGCAAACTGCCGGCCCCGGTGGAATTGCGGATGAAAGAGCTGTTCGACGCCCGCCTGAACGAATCCGACATTCCCCTCACGCAAGAACAGCTCGCCGAGGCGATGCAGACGGCCGACGTGCTGGTGCCGACCGTGACCGACCGCATCGACGGGCGCCTGATGGCGCGCGCCGGCGAGAAGCTGCGCCTGATCGCCCAATTCGGCGCCGGCGTTGACAACATTGACGTGGCGAGCGCTGTGCAGCGCGGCATCACGGTCACCAACACGCCGGGCGTGCTGACCGACGATACCGCCGACGTCGCCATGGCGCTGATCCTCGCCGTGCCGCGCCGCCTGCACGAAGGCGCCCAGATCATGGACGGCGGCAAGTTCGATGGCTGGACGCCGACCTGGATGATGGGGCGCCGCCTCTCCGGCAAGCGCCTCGGCATCATCGGCATGGGCCGTATCGGCCAGGCGGTCGCGCGCCGTGCCAAGGCGTTCGGCATGCAGATCCACTATCACAACCGCAAGCCGGTCGGCCCGCGCATCGAGGAAGCCCTCGAGGCAACCTATTGGGACTCGCTCGACCAGATGCTGGCGCGCATGGACATCGTGTCGGTGAACTGCCCGCACACGCCCGCCACATTCCACCTCATCAATTCGCGCCGTCTCGCGCTGATGAAGCCGGAGGCTTACATTATCAACACCGCCCGCGGCGAAGTGATTGATGAAGCCGCCCTCGCGCGCGCCATCCGGGCCGGCGCCCTCGCCGGGGCAGGGCTCGACGTGTTCGAGCGCGAGCCGGCGGTAAACCCCGAGCTCTTCGGCCTGCCCAACGTGCTCCTGCTGCCACACATGGGATCGTCCACGATCGAGGGCCGCACCGAGATGGGCGAGAAAGTCATCATCAACATCAAAACCTTCGCCGACGGCCACCGCCCGCCGGATCGGGTCATCCCCGCGATCCTCTAGACGGGCAAGCCGACAATCCCAGATTGACGCGAAAACGGCGCTCTCGTAGCGTCACGCGTCAACAGGGGTCTCATATGTCGTCAGTATCAGGATGGATGCGGGCCGCGTGCCTGCCCGTGTTTCTGGTGGCAGGGCTCGCCCAGCCAGCGCTGTGCCAGGCCGCCGCGCCGCGCCCTTCGCTTGAGGACTTCCTGGGGCCGCTCGATGTCTGGAGCCCGGAATTGTCGCCCAGCGGCGACCATCTCGCGGTGCTGCGCACCGACAAGGGCAACGACTATATCGTCACCATGAATCTCGCGGCGGCCGGCGAGAGCGTCAAGCCGATCACCGTCGGCGACTATTACGTCAACTGGCTGGAATGGGCGAACGATGACACCGTCCTCGTCGCGACGACCGGCTATATTGACCTGAACACCGGTCGTCCGCTCAGCCGCAAGGACATCGACGAAGAGACACCATTCTTCCGGCGTTCGAACCCCTACGCCTACCGCCGCCTGATCTCGATCCAGGTCGCCACGCAAAAGATGGCCGTGATGTTCGGCGATGACTGGCGCCTCAACCGCAATTTCCATCTCGGCACCGTCACTGATTTCCTGCCGTCCCAGCCGGACCATATCCTGATGGCCGCGCGCCTCGACGGCGATCTCGACCTGTTCAAAGTGAACGTGCGCGACGGCTCGTTCGAGCGCATTGCCATCGGGACATCCGGCACCTCGCGCTGGTTCACTGACCGCAACGGCGAGCCCGCCTTCCGGCTCGACATGAACCGGCGCGGCACGGTTGCGACGATCTATGCCCGCGAGGATTCTGCGAGCGGAAAGACGAAGTGGCGCAAGACACGCACCATCCGCGTCGACAGCGACGAGCGAGACGAGGCAGCCAAGGAGTTCGACCTCCTCTTTCCGGGCCCGACAGCCAGCACGTATTATGTCGCCGCCCGTCCGGACGGCGAGGACAAGACCGGGATCTATCTCTACGATTTCGAGCAGGACGCCATCACCGAGAAAATCCGTGTGCATGACCGGGTGGACATGAGCGGCGCGC
The genomic region above belongs to Acidobacteriota bacterium and contains:
- a CDS encoding CAP domain-containing protein — translated: MERLIALIGCLLALAAPAFAQVCDAGLAGRPADVAGYVGRASACLEAPPEGFEFDAGMEAGFLARVNAERRAAGLPPVALRPELRPAARFHSLDMAVNSFFGHEGPDGRSGDDRIAALDRTALADFSAENVATVSKTPGRIDPDFALRRLHENLMDSPGHRENILHPKATHVAFGVVRTRSGVWVTQLFLRLSGTLPEAAPLRLSGTSRLRAPRGLEGWKFVRFDLVNGDGLEIPAVNLTGVKGDARLAAYATQPGEDALSFYWIRFLGPAVTVTP
- a CDS encoding NAD(P)-dependent alcohol dehydrogenase; amino-acid sequence: MQVAAYATQGPTDPLKPFEITRRDLQPDDVLIDITHCGICHSDIHSARNEWGRAKYPFVPGHEIVGRVSAIGPKVTKHKVGDLVGVGCLVDACLKCPACHDGDEQYCEKGSVGTYGGTEPVIGGPTFGGYSKQIVVRDAFVLKISEKLDPAAAAPLLCAGITSWSPLKHWAVSKGDKVGVIGLGGLGHMGIKFAVAMGCEVVMITTSPTKGEDARRLGVSDVLVSNDREQMKAHRGSFDFLLNTVPVKHDLNPYLGLLARNGTMVIVGAIEPLEPMHGGILLANRRSVAGSGIGGIAETQEMLDFCAEHGIVCDIELIDMKDVNPAYDRVVKGDVKYRFVIDMATL
- the rpsO gene encoding 30S ribosomal protein S15, translated to MSITAEKKQELIKKFATKPGDTGSPEVQVAILTYRINNLTDHFKDNKKDNHSRRGLLTMVATRRKLLDYVKGKDEARYTKLITELGIRR
- the pnp gene encoding polyribonucleotide nucleotidyltransferase, with the translated sequence MFNTQSVSLEWAGRTLTIETGHVARQADGAVMVTYGETSVLATAVYAKSAKPGQDFFPLTVNYQEKYFASGRIPGGFFKREGRPTEKETLTSRLIDRPIRPLFVKGFKNEVQVVVTVLSYDLENDADIVGMIGASAALVLSGAPFMGPIGAARVGYIDGKYVINPTIAETEDSDLDLVLAGTADAVMMVESEAYELSEDVMLGAVVAGHDAMQPVINAIIELAEKAAKEPFEFAAEDNSAAVAAIEKIVGKDLSKAYKITAKGERYAAVGEARDKAKAALVGTEEAPGEMSGELFKAAFKEAEASVVRGDILKTGERIDGRKLDQIRPIVSEAGFLPRTHGSALFTRGETQAICVTTLGTSDDEQYIDGLDGTHKQKFMLHYNFPPYSVGETGRMGGAGRREIGHGKLAWRALQAVLPKHEDFPYTIRLVSEITESNGSSSMATVCGCSLAMMDAGVPITRPVSGIAMGLILEGKDFAVLSDILGDEDHLGDMDFKVAGTANGITSLQMDIKVAGITREIMGKALAQAKGGREHILGEMAKALTASRGKLADTAPQMEIMKVPVDKIRDVIGSGGKVIRGIVDETGAKVNIEDDGTVQISALDRKSIDAAIKMIKGITAEAEVGEIYEGKVVSMKDFGIFVNFFGPKDGLVHVSQMANKRIGHPKEMVKEGDKVWVKLMGFDERGKVRLSMKVVDQETGKEIEGADAGE
- the udk gene encoding uridine kinase, producing the protein MTKRKSFLIAMSGGSGSGKSTLAIALLKRLGPGQAVMFGEDAYYHPMSFYGAPKNEEERHALVAGINYDDPKSKEVDHLVSDLRALKAGETIEQPIYDYEKHDRSKKTRRIESAPVLILEGIHALSMPKIRNFIDLSVYVDTPDDLRLARRIRRDVIERGRTVDSVLLQYMSTVRAAHYRFTYPAMFEADLVIADEGLPAYGDTTPSGEAIERMMAPVLARLQTAGVMPA
- a CDS encoding DUF2721 domain-containing protein; translated protein: MMTPLPLPSDIAHIIQLAIAPVFTLAGIGGLLNVMANRLARVVDRWRALEAELAGAADAVHARHINELGILDRRMAQIHRAIALSTLAALLICLVIILLFTGQLVAIPVAQAVSLLFMASMVFLSVALVSFLREVRIASRYLRVTREVLEAGKAAR
- a CDS encoding zinc transporter, yielding MLTLSIVVAVVSGALIAGALWGAFGKLPDQLEGFLIALAGGALILSVVTELIQPSIDEASLATAALWTLIGAAVFTGIDYLVDEHWGSDKGGGLLAAITLDGLPENLALGVALIGADALAVAALAGSILLSNLPEAAGGAREMVKGGMSKAGALALWAGTAALLGGSAVAGNLLFENAPPPALAAVRCFAAGAVIASLATEVFPKAFKEDRHLSGIATCLGFLLALILSEGLGA